In a single window of the Balaenoptera acutorostrata chromosome 3, mBalAcu1.1, whole genome shotgun sequence genome:
- the GMPR2 gene encoding GMP reductase 2 isoform X2: MPHIDNDVKLDFKDVLLRPKRSTLKSRSEVDLTRSFSFRNSKQMYTGIPIIAANMDTVGTFEMAQVLCKFSLFTAVHKHYSLEQWKEFASQNPDCLEHLAASSGTGSADFEQLEQILDAIPQVKYICLDVANGYSEHFVEFVKDVRKRFPEHTIMAGNVVTGEMVEELILSGADIIKVGIGPGKLVHWGPLATASVADTCGELSSPCHVLLRLCVYHPEEDRSGVSTAERSDGVRRCCPWPQRPHHFRKAKGRVGREAARHLGSLAGLEALVEVNQDSWVPVSFEVGHWDLPEGLGHPCSLFIVLLTLQDGGCNCPGDVAKAFGAGADFVMLGGMLAGHSESGGELIERDGKKYKLFYGMSSEMAMKKYAGGVAEYRASEGKTVEVPFKGDVEHTIRDILGGIRSTCTYVGAAKLKELSRRTTFIRVTQQA; encoded by the exons ATGCCTCACATCGACAACGACGTCAAACTGGACTTCAAGGATGTCCTGTTGAGGCCCAAACGCAGTACCCTTAAGTCTCGAAGTGAG GTGGATCTCACAAGATCCTTTTCATTTCGGAACTCAAAGCAGATGTACACTGGGATCCCCATCATTGCAGCCAATATGGATACCGTAGGCACCTTTGAGATGGCCCAGGTTCTCTGTAAG TTCTCCCTCTTCACTGCTGTCCATAAACACTACAGCCTCGAGCAGTGGAAAGAGTTTGCTAGCCAGAATCCTGACTGTCTTGAG CATCTGGCTGCCAGCTCAGGCACAGGCTCTGCTGACTTTGAGCAGCTGGAACAGATCCTGGACGCTATTCCCCAGGTGAAATATATATGCCTGGACGTGGCCAATGGCTACTCTGAACACTTTGTTGAATTTGTAAAGGATGTGCGGAAGCGCTTCCCTGAACACACCATCATG GCAGGGAATGTGGTAACAGGAGAGATGGTGGAAGAGCTGATTCTCTCTGGGGCTGACATCATCAAAGTGGGAATTGGACCAGGTAAGCTGGTTCACTGGGGGCCACTGGCCACTGCTTCAGTGGCAGACACCTGTGGAGAGCTTTCCTCTCCTTGTCACGTTCTTCTCAGGCTCTGTGTGTACCACCCGGAAGAAGACCGGAGTGGGGTATCCACAGCTGAGCGCAGTGATGGAGTGCGCAGATGCTGCCCATGGCCTCAAAGGCCACATCATTTCCGTAAGGCCAAGGGCAGGGTAGGGCGTGAGGCTGCCAGACATCTGGGTTCTCTGGCAGGTCTGGAGGCTCTGGTAGAGGTGAATCAGGACTCCTGGGTTCCTGTCAGCTTTGAGGTGGGCCACTGGGACCTCCCAGAGGGCTTGGGGCATCCATGCTCTCTCTTCATAGTGCTCCTTACTTTGCAGGACGGAGGCTGCAACTGTCCCGGGGATGTGGCCAAGGCTTTCG gggcaggggctgaCTTCGTGATGCTGGGCGGCATGCTGGCTGGGCACAGCGAGTCAGGTGGTGAGCTCATCGAGAGGGATGGCAAGAAGTACAAGCTCTTCTATGGCATGAGTTCTGAAATGGCCATGAAGAAGTATGCCGGGGGCGTGGCTGAGTACAG GGCCTCAGAGGGGAAGACAGTGGAGGTGCCCTTTAAAGGGGATGTGGAACATACCATCCGAGACATTCTTGGAGGCATCCGCTCCACCTGTACCTACGTGGGAGCAGCTAAGCTGAAGGAGCTGAGCCGGAGAACTACCTTCATCCGTGTCACCCAGCAG GCTTAG
- the MDP1 gene encoding magnesium-dependent phosphatase 1: MARLPKLVVFDLDYTLWPFWVDTHVDPPFHKSSDGTVRDRRGQAVRLYPEVPKVLERLQGLGVPVAAASRTGEVEGANQLLELFDLVRYFVHREIYPGSKVTHFERLQQKTGVPFSQMIFFDDEKRNIVDVSKLGVTSIHVQNGMSLQTLTQGSETFAKAQAGL; this comes from the exons ATGGCGCGGCTCCCGAAACTCGTAGTCTTCGATCTAG ATTACACGCTGTGGCCGTTCTGGGTGGACACGCACGTAGACCCGCCGTTCCACAAGAGCAG TGATGGAACTGTACGAGATAGGCGGGGCCAGGCCGTCCGACTGTACCCAGAGGTGCCTAAGGTCCTGGAACGATTGCAGGGCTTGGGGGTGCCCGTCGCGGCCGCTTCACG GACAGGTGAGGTTGAAGGGGCCAACCAGCTACTGGAGCTCTTTGACCTTGTCAGATACTTTGTTCATCGGGAGATCTATCCAGGCAGCAAGGTCACGCACTTTGAGAG GTTGCAGCAGAAGACTGGAGTTCCTTTCTCCCAGATGATCTTCTTTGATGATGAAAAGCGGAATATTGTAGATGTCAGCAAACTGG GTGTTACCAGCATTCATGTCCAGAATGGAATGAGCCTTCAGACCCTAACTCAAGGATCAGAGACATTTGCAAAGGCGCAAGCTGGACTCTGA
- the GMPR2 gene encoding GMP reductase 2 isoform X4, which produces MPHIDNDVKLDFKDVLLRPKRSTLKSRSEVDLTRSFSFRNSKQMYTGIPIIAANMDTVGTFEMAQVLCKFSLFTAVHKHYSLEQWKEFASQNPDCLEHLAASSGTGSADFEQLEQILDAIPQVKYICLDVANGYSEHFVEFVKDVRKRFPEHTIMAGNVVTGEMVEELILSGADIIKVGIGPGKLVHWGPLATASVADTCGELSSPCHVLLRLCVYHPEEDRSGVSTAERSDGVRRCCPWPQRPHHFRKAKGRVGREAARHLGSLAGLEALVEVNQDSWVPVSFEVGHWDLPEGLGHPCSLFIVLLTLQDGGCNCPGDVAKAFGAGADFVMLGGMLAGHSESGGELIERDGKKYKLFYGMSSEMAMKKYAGGVAEYRLRYDLRW; this is translated from the exons ATGCCTCACATCGACAACGACGTCAAACTGGACTTCAAGGATGTCCTGTTGAGGCCCAAACGCAGTACCCTTAAGTCTCGAAGTGAG GTGGATCTCACAAGATCCTTTTCATTTCGGAACTCAAAGCAGATGTACACTGGGATCCCCATCATTGCAGCCAATATGGATACCGTAGGCACCTTTGAGATGGCCCAGGTTCTCTGTAAG TTCTCCCTCTTCACTGCTGTCCATAAACACTACAGCCTCGAGCAGTGGAAAGAGTTTGCTAGCCAGAATCCTGACTGTCTTGAG CATCTGGCTGCCAGCTCAGGCACAGGCTCTGCTGACTTTGAGCAGCTGGAACAGATCCTGGACGCTATTCCCCAGGTGAAATATATATGCCTGGACGTGGCCAATGGCTACTCTGAACACTTTGTTGAATTTGTAAAGGATGTGCGGAAGCGCTTCCCTGAACACACCATCATG GCAGGGAATGTGGTAACAGGAGAGATGGTGGAAGAGCTGATTCTCTCTGGGGCTGACATCATCAAAGTGGGAATTGGACCAGGTAAGCTGGTTCACTGGGGGCCACTGGCCACTGCTTCAGTGGCAGACACCTGTGGAGAGCTTTCCTCTCCTTGTCACGTTCTTCTCAGGCTCTGTGTGTACCACCCGGAAGAAGACCGGAGTGGGGTATCCACAGCTGAGCGCAGTGATGGAGTGCGCAGATGCTGCCCATGGCCTCAAAGGCCACATCATTTCCGTAAGGCCAAGGGCAGGGTAGGGCGTGAGGCTGCCAGACATCTGGGTTCTCTGGCAGGTCTGGAGGCTCTGGTAGAGGTGAATCAGGACTCCTGGGTTCCTGTCAGCTTTGAGGTGGGCCACTGGGACCTCCCAGAGGGCTTGGGGCATCCATGCTCTCTCTTCATAGTGCTCCTTACTTTGCAGGACGGAGGCTGCAACTGTCCCGGGGATGTGGCCAAGGCTTTCG gggcaggggctgaCTTCGTGATGCTGGGCGGCATGCTGGCTGGGCACAGCGAGTCAGGTGGTGAGCTCATCGAGAGGGATGGCAAGAAGTACAAGCTCTTCTATGGCATGAGTTCTGAAATGGCCATGAAGAAGTATGCCGGGGGCGTGGCTGAGTACAG GCTTAGATATGACCTGCGTTGGTGA
- the NEDD8 gene encoding NEDD8, whose amino-acid sequence MLIKVKTLTGKEIEIDIEPTDKVERIKERVEEKEGIPPQQQRLIYSGKQMNDEKTAADYKILGGSVLHLVLALRGGGGLRQ is encoded by the exons ATGCTAATTAAAGTGAAG ACGCTGACCGGAaaggagattgagattgacattgAACCCACAGACAAG GTGGAGCGAATCAAGGAGCgtgtggaggagaaagagggaatcCCCCCACAGCAGCAGCGGCTCATCTACAGTGGTAAACAGAT GAACGATGAGAAGACAGCAGCTGATTACAAGATACTAGGTGGTTCAGTCCTCCACCTGGTACTGGCTCTGAGAGGAGGAGGTGGTCTTAGGCAGTGA
- the GMPR2 gene encoding GMP reductase 2 isoform X5 yields MPHIDNDVKLDFKDVLLRPKRSTLKSRSEVDLTRSFSFRNSKQMYTGIPIIAANMDTVGTFEMAQVLCKFSLFTAVHKHYSLEQWKEFASQNPDCLEHLAASSGTGSADFEQLEQILDAIPQVKYICLDVANGYSEHFVEFVKDVRKRFPEHTIMAGNVVTGEMVEELILSGADIIKVGIGPGSVCTTRKKTGVGYPQLSAVMECADAAHGLKGHIISDGGCNCPGDVAKAFGAGADFVMLGGMLAGHSESGGELIERDGKKYKLFYGMSSEMAMKKYAGGVAEYRASEGKTVEVPFKGDVEHTIRDILGGIRSTCTYVGAAKLKELSRRTTFIRVTQQVNPIFSDKS; encoded by the exons ATGCCTCACATCGACAACGACGTCAAACTGGACTTCAAGGATGTCCTGTTGAGGCCCAAACGCAGTACCCTTAAGTCTCGAAGTGAG GTGGATCTCACAAGATCCTTTTCATTTCGGAACTCAAAGCAGATGTACACTGGGATCCCCATCATTGCAGCCAATATGGATACCGTAGGCACCTTTGAGATGGCCCAGGTTCTCTGTAAG TTCTCCCTCTTCACTGCTGTCCATAAACACTACAGCCTCGAGCAGTGGAAAGAGTTTGCTAGCCAGAATCCTGACTGTCTTGAG CATCTGGCTGCCAGCTCAGGCACAGGCTCTGCTGACTTTGAGCAGCTGGAACAGATCCTGGACGCTATTCCCCAGGTGAAATATATATGCCTGGACGTGGCCAATGGCTACTCTGAACACTTTGTTGAATTTGTAAAGGATGTGCGGAAGCGCTTCCCTGAACACACCATCATG GCAGGGAATGTGGTAACAGGAGAGATGGTGGAAGAGCTGATTCTCTCTGGGGCTGACATCATCAAAGTGGGAATTGGACCAG GCTCTGTGTGTACCACCCGGAAGAAGACCGGAGTGGGGTATCCACAGCTGAGCGCAGTGATGGAGTGCGCAGATGCTGCCCATGGCCTCAAAGGCCACATCATTTCC GACGGAGGCTGCAACTGTCCCGGGGATGTGGCCAAGGCTTTCG gggcaggggctgaCTTCGTGATGCTGGGCGGCATGCTGGCTGGGCACAGCGAGTCAGGTGGTGAGCTCATCGAGAGGGATGGCAAGAAGTACAAGCTCTTCTATGGCATGAGTTCTGAAATGGCCATGAAGAAGTATGCCGGGGGCGTGGCTGAGTACAG GGCCTCAGAGGGGAAGACAGTGGAGGTGCCCTTTAAAGGGGATGTGGAACATACCATCCGAGACATTCTTGGAGGCATCCGCTCCACCTGTACCTACGTGGGAGCAGCTAAGCTGAAGGAGCTGAGCCGGAGAACTACCTTCATCCGTGTCACCCAGCAGGTGAATCCGATCTTCAGTGACAAGAGCTAG
- the GMPR2 gene encoding GMP reductase 2 isoform X3, whose translation MDSAAACGSVSLKDFISLSLFLIAFSLFTAVHKHYSLEQWKEFASQNPDCLEHLAASSGTGSADFEQLEQILDAIPQVKYICLDVANGYSEHFVEFVKDVRKRFPEHTIMAGNVVTGEMVEELILSGADIIKVGIGPGKLVHWGPLATASVADTCGELSSPCHVLLRLCVYHPEEDRSGVSTAERSDGVRRCCPWPQRPHHFRKAKGRVGREAARHLGSLAGLEALVEVNQDSWVPVSFEVGHWDLPEGLGHPCSLFIVLLTLQDGGCNCPGDVAKAFGAGADFVMLGGMLAGHSESGGELIERDGKKYKLFYGMSSEMAMKKYAGGVAEYRASEGKTVEVPFKGDVEHTIRDILGGIRSTCTYVGAAKLKELSRRTTFIRVTQQVNPIFSDKS comes from the exons ATGGATTCTGCTGCTGCTTGTGGCTCTGTCAGCCTTAAGGACTTCATCTCCCTTTCTCTATTTTTGATTGCT TTCTCCCTCTTCACTGCTGTCCATAAACACTACAGCCTCGAGCAGTGGAAAGAGTTTGCTAGCCAGAATCCTGACTGTCTTGAG CATCTGGCTGCCAGCTCAGGCACAGGCTCTGCTGACTTTGAGCAGCTGGAACAGATCCTGGACGCTATTCCCCAGGTGAAATATATATGCCTGGACGTGGCCAATGGCTACTCTGAACACTTTGTTGAATTTGTAAAGGATGTGCGGAAGCGCTTCCCTGAACACACCATCATG GCAGGGAATGTGGTAACAGGAGAGATGGTGGAAGAGCTGATTCTCTCTGGGGCTGACATCATCAAAGTGGGAATTGGACCAGGTAAGCTGGTTCACTGGGGGCCACTGGCCACTGCTTCAGTGGCAGACACCTGTGGAGAGCTTTCCTCTCCTTGTCACGTTCTTCTCAGGCTCTGTGTGTACCACCCGGAAGAAGACCGGAGTGGGGTATCCACAGCTGAGCGCAGTGATGGAGTGCGCAGATGCTGCCCATGGCCTCAAAGGCCACATCATTTCCGTAAGGCCAAGGGCAGGGTAGGGCGTGAGGCTGCCAGACATCTGGGTTCTCTGGCAGGTCTGGAGGCTCTGGTAGAGGTGAATCAGGACTCCTGGGTTCCTGTCAGCTTTGAGGTGGGCCACTGGGACCTCCCAGAGGGCTTGGGGCATCCATGCTCTCTCTTCATAGTGCTCCTTACTTTGCAGGACGGAGGCTGCAACTGTCCCGGGGATGTGGCCAAGGCTTTCG gggcaggggctgaCTTCGTGATGCTGGGCGGCATGCTGGCTGGGCACAGCGAGTCAGGTGGTGAGCTCATCGAGAGGGATGGCAAGAAGTACAAGCTCTTCTATGGCATGAGTTCTGAAATGGCCATGAAGAAGTATGCCGGGGGCGTGGCTGAGTACAG GGCCTCAGAGGGGAAGACAGTGGAGGTGCCCTTTAAAGGGGATGTGGAACATACCATCCGAGACATTCTTGGAGGCATCCGCTCCACCTGTACCTACGTGGGAGCAGCTAAGCTGAAGGAGCTGAGCCGGAGAACTACCTTCATCCGTGTCACCCAGCAGGTGAATCCGATCTTCAGTGACAAGAGCTAG
- the TINF2 gene encoding TERF1-interacting nuclear factor 2 — MATPPGAGPAALRFAAAACWQVVRGRCVEHFPRVLEFLRSLRAAAPGLVRYRHHERLCMGLKAKLVVEMILQGRPWAQVLNALHRHFPESGPAVRDPKATKQDLRKISEARETFCQQVKQLAEAPVDLASKLQELEQEYGELFLAAMEKLFFEYLCQLEKALPTLQAQQLQDVLSWMQPGVSITSSFVLSQYGVDMGWPLPECFATDSMSMTEPMEQSPPQQPRPALHDPLPKARPGPHLPQGPASRKHPEPLTGHHFNLAPLGRRRIQSRWASTSKGHKERPTVMLFPFRNLGSPTQVISKPGNREEHGTHTLDPAGAVGTRAASTGKSRSPSKTLGGRALKENPIDLSASEQKENCLDCPMEPLRLSLSPPRARKSVRPPSLCSSDITIGDLVLDSDEEENGQREGRDSLENYQKTKFDTLIPTFCEYLPPSGPSGVSVPVPNHTDSSTLL, encoded by the exons ATGGCCACGCCCCCGGGGGCCGGTCCCGCCGCTCTTCGCTTCGCAGCCGCTGCCTGCTGGCAAGTCGTGCGCGGACGCTGCGTGGAGCATTTTCCGCGAGTATTGGAGTTTCTGCGATCCCTGCGCGCTGCTGCCCCCGGCTTGGTTCGCTACCGGCACCATGAACGCCTGTGTATGGGCCTAAAGGCCAAG CTGGTGGTGGAGATGATCCTGCAGGGCCGACCTTGGGCCCAGGTTCTGAATGCCCTGCATCGCCACTTCCCAGAGTCTGGACCTGCAGTGCGGGACCCCAAAGCC ACAAAGCAGGATCTGAGAAAGATCTCAGAGGCTCGGGAAACCTTTTGCCAGCAGGTGAAGCAGCTGGCAGAAGCCCCTGTTGATTTGGCTTCGAAGCTACAG GAACTTGAACAAGAGTATGGGGAACTTTTTCTGGCTGCCATGGAAAAGCTGTTTTTTGAATACCTGTGTCAGCTGGAAAAAGCACTGCCTACACTGCAGGCACAGCAG CTTCAGGATGTGCTGAGTTGGATGCAGCCTGGAGTTTCTATCACTTCTTCTTTTGTCTTGAGCCAATATGGTGTGGACATGGGGTGGCCACTTCCAG agtGCTTTGCTACTGATTCAATGAGCATGACAGAGCCTATGGAGCAGAGTCCTCCCCAGCAACCAAGACCAGCACTCCACGACCCTCTGCCAAAAGCCCGGCCTGGCCCACACCTTCCTCAGGGTCCAGCCTCAAGGAAGCACCCGGAACCTTTGACTGGCCACCACTTCAATCTGGCCCCTCTAGGCCGGCGAAGAATCCAGTCCCGGTGGGCATCCACTAGCAAAGGCCATAAGGAGCGCCCCACAGTCATGCTGTTCCCCTTTAGGAATCTGGGTTCACCAACGCAGGTCATATCTAAGCCTGGGAACAGGGAAGAACATGGGACACACACATTAGATCCAGCAGGTGCTGTGGGCACCAGAGCAGCCTCGACTGGCAAGTCTAGGAGTCCGTCCAAGACCCTGGGAGGAAGGGCTCTGAAGGAGAACCCAATTGACTTGTCTGCCTCAGAGCAAAAGGA GAACTGCTTGGATTGCCCCATGGAACCCCTGAGATTGTCATTATCGCCTCCTAGGGCCAGGAAGTCAG TGCGTCCTCCATCTCTGTGCAGCTCTGACATTACTATAGGGGACCTGGTTTTGGACTCCGACGAGGAAGAAAATggccagagggaaggaagg GACTCTCTGGAAAACTATCAGAAGACAAAGTTTGACACCCTGATCCCCACCTTCTGTGAATACCTCCCCCCTTCTGGCCCCAGTGGTGTGTCTGTCCCTGTTCCTAACCATACAGACAGTTCTACACTGCTGTGA
- the GMPR2 gene encoding GMP reductase 2 isoform X1, whose product MPHIDNDVKLDFKDVLLRPKRSTLKSRSEVDLTRSFSFRNSKQMYTGIPIIAANMDTVGTFEMAQVLCKFSLFTAVHKHYSLEQWKEFASQNPDCLEHLAASSGTGSADFEQLEQILDAIPQVKYICLDVANGYSEHFVEFVKDVRKRFPEHTIMAGNVVTGEMVEELILSGADIIKVGIGPGKLVHWGPLATASVADTCGELSSPCHVLLRLCVYHPEEDRSGVSTAERSDGVRRCCPWPQRPHHFRKAKGRVGREAARHLGSLAGLEALVEVNQDSWVPVSFEVGHWDLPEGLGHPCSLFIVLLTLQDGGCNCPGDVAKAFGAGADFVMLGGMLAGHSESGGELIERDGKKYKLFYGMSSEMAMKKYAGGVAEYRASEGKTVEVPFKGDVEHTIRDILGGIRSTCTYVGAAKLKELSRRTTFIRVTQQVNPIFSDKS is encoded by the exons ATGCCTCACATCGACAACGACGTCAAACTGGACTTCAAGGATGTCCTGTTGAGGCCCAAACGCAGTACCCTTAAGTCTCGAAGTGAG GTGGATCTCACAAGATCCTTTTCATTTCGGAACTCAAAGCAGATGTACACTGGGATCCCCATCATTGCAGCCAATATGGATACCGTAGGCACCTTTGAGATGGCCCAGGTTCTCTGTAAG TTCTCCCTCTTCACTGCTGTCCATAAACACTACAGCCTCGAGCAGTGGAAAGAGTTTGCTAGCCAGAATCCTGACTGTCTTGAG CATCTGGCTGCCAGCTCAGGCACAGGCTCTGCTGACTTTGAGCAGCTGGAACAGATCCTGGACGCTATTCCCCAGGTGAAATATATATGCCTGGACGTGGCCAATGGCTACTCTGAACACTTTGTTGAATTTGTAAAGGATGTGCGGAAGCGCTTCCCTGAACACACCATCATG GCAGGGAATGTGGTAACAGGAGAGATGGTGGAAGAGCTGATTCTCTCTGGGGCTGACATCATCAAAGTGGGAATTGGACCAGGTAAGCTGGTTCACTGGGGGCCACTGGCCACTGCTTCAGTGGCAGACACCTGTGGAGAGCTTTCCTCTCCTTGTCACGTTCTTCTCAGGCTCTGTGTGTACCACCCGGAAGAAGACCGGAGTGGGGTATCCACAGCTGAGCGCAGTGATGGAGTGCGCAGATGCTGCCCATGGCCTCAAAGGCCACATCATTTCCGTAAGGCCAAGGGCAGGGTAGGGCGTGAGGCTGCCAGACATCTGGGTTCTCTGGCAGGTCTGGAGGCTCTGGTAGAGGTGAATCAGGACTCCTGGGTTCCTGTCAGCTTTGAGGTGGGCCACTGGGACCTCCCAGAGGGCTTGGGGCATCCATGCTCTCTCTTCATAGTGCTCCTTACTTTGCAGGACGGAGGCTGCAACTGTCCCGGGGATGTGGCCAAGGCTTTCG gggcaggggctgaCTTCGTGATGCTGGGCGGCATGCTGGCTGGGCACAGCGAGTCAGGTGGTGAGCTCATCGAGAGGGATGGCAAGAAGTACAAGCTCTTCTATGGCATGAGTTCTGAAATGGCCATGAAGAAGTATGCCGGGGGCGTGGCTGAGTACAG GGCCTCAGAGGGGAAGACAGTGGAGGTGCCCTTTAAAGGGGATGTGGAACATACCATCCGAGACATTCTTGGAGGCATCCGCTCCACCTGTACCTACGTGGGAGCAGCTAAGCTGAAGGAGCTGAGCCGGAGAACTACCTTCATCCGTGTCACCCAGCAGGTGAATCCGATCTTCAGTGACAAGAGCTAG